GAAGAAGCGGGAGCGTTCGCCATCGCCGGTGAGCGACTTCAGCGGCAGGTAGTCGTCGCCGGTGCGGGCGTCCACCACCGAGGCGTGCCGCTGGACGAAGGTGCCGCGACGTGAATCCTGACCGGCGAGCCGGACGGTGATCCCGTCGTGCAGCAGCGCGCCGAGCGCGATGATCTCGCCGAAGCCCCAGTCGATGTTGCCCTCGACGGACATCTTGGCCCGCCTGTCGAGCAGCTGCTGGATCCGCTTGTGCGGGGTGAAGCCCTCCGGCAGGTTGATGTGCGCCTCGCCGATCGCCTTCACCACGGAGGCGTCGGTGGCGGTGTCGACCTGCGGCTCCGGCTCCTCCTCGCGGCGCGGCCGGTTGAGCTGGCGCGGCGCGGACGCGGCGTCCCGGGTGGCCTTGAAGACCTTCTCCAGCTGCGCCTGGTAGTCGCGCAGCAGCTCCTCCGCGTCCTCCACGGTGATGTCGCCGCGACCGATCAGCTCCTCGGTGTAGAGCTTGCGGACCGAGCGCTTCGAGTCAATGATCTTGTACATCTGGGGGTTGGACATCGACGGGTCGTCGCCCTCGTTGTGCCCGCGCCGGCGGTAGCAGACCATGTCGATCACGACGTCCTTGTTGAACGCCTGCCGGTACTCGAAGGCCAGCCGGGCCACCCGGACCACGGCCTCCGGGTCGTCGCCGTTGACGTGGAAGATCGGCGCCTGGATCATCCGGGCCACGTCGGTGCTGTAGAGGCTGGACCGGCTGTACTCCGGGGCGGTGGTGAAGCCGACCTGGTTGTTGACCACCACGTGCACGGTGCCGCCGGTGCGGTAGCCGCGCAACTGCGAGAGGTTGAGCGTCTCGGCGACCACGCCCTGCCCGGCGAACGCGGCGTCACCGTGCACCGCCAGCGGCAGCACGGTGTAGCCCTCCAGCTTGAGGTCGATCCGGTCCTGCTTGGCCCGGACGATGCCCTCCAGCACCGGGTCGACGGCTTCCAGGTGCGACGGGTTGGCCACCACCGACACCTTGACCGCGTGCTCGCCGTTGGGGGTGGTGAACTTGCCGTTCTGGCCCAGGTGGTACTTCACGTCGCCGGAGCCCTGCGTCGAGCGCGGGTCCAGGTGACCCTCGAACTCGGAGAAGATCTTCTCGTACGGCTTGCCGACGATGTTGGCCAGCACGTTGAGCCGACCCCGGTGCGCCATGCCGATGACGACCTCGTCCAGCCCGTTCTCGGCGGAGGACTCCAGCACCTCGCCGAGCAGCGGGATCAGCGACTCGCCACCCTCCAGCGAGAAGCGCTTCTGGCCGACGTACTTGGTCTGCAGGAAGGTCTCGAACGCCTCGGCGGCGTTGAGCCGGTTGAGCACGTGCTTCTGCTCGTCCGGGGAGGGCTTCTCGTACTTGCGCTCGATCCGCTCCTGGATCCAGCGCCGCTCCTCCGGGTCCTGGATGTGCATGTACTCGATGCCGACCCGGCGGCAGTACGAGTCGCGCAGCACGCCGAGGATCTCGCGCAGCTTCATCCGCTGCCGGCCGGCGAAGCCGTTCACCGGGAACTCGCGGTCGAGGTCCCACAGGGTCAGCCCGTGCTGAAGTACGTCGAGGTCCGGGTGCTTGCGGATCTTGAACTCGAGCGGGTCGGTGTCGGCCATCAGGTGCCCGCGCACCCGGTAGGCGTGGATCAGTTCGTGCACCCGCGCGGTCTTGTTGATCTGGCCCTCGGAGTTGACCGCGACGTCGCGTACCCAGCGGACCGGCTCGTACGGGATCCGCAGCGAGGTGAAGATCTCGTCGTAGAAGCCGTGCTCGCCCAGGATCAGCTCGTGCATCACCTTGAGGAACTCGCCGGACTGCGCGCCCTGGATGATCCGGTGGTCGTACGTGCTGGTCAGCGTGATGATCTTGCTGACCGCCAGCTCGGCCAGGGTGGCCTCGGACATGCCCTGGTAGGGCGCCGGGTACTCCATGGCGCCGACGCCGATGATCGCGCTCTGCCCCTGCATCAGCCGCGGCATCGAGTGCACTGTGCCGATGCCGCCCGGGTTGGTCAGCGAGATCGTGGTGCCGGAGTAGTCCTCCATGGTCAGCTCGTTGCGCCGCGCCCGCCGGACCACGTCCTCGTACGCCTGCCAGAACTGCCGGAAGTCCATCTGCTCGCAGCCCTTGATGGAGGGGACCACCAGGTTGCGGGTGCCGTCCGGCTTGGCCAGGTCGATGGCGATGCCGAGGTTGACGTGCGCCGGGCGGACCACGGCCGGCTTGCCGTTGGCCTCGGCGAAGGAGTTGTTCATCTCCGGGTGCTGGACCAGCGCCCGGACCATCGCGTAGCCGACCAGGTGGGTGAAGCTGACCTTGCCACCGCGCCCACGGGCGAGGTGGTTGTTGATCACGATGCGGTTGTCCACCAGCAGCTTGGCCGGGACCGCGCGCACGCTTGTCGCGGTGGGCACGCTCAGCGAGGCGTCCATGTTCTGGACGATCTTCGCGGCGACCCCGCGCAGCGGCGTGGTCTGCGGGCCCTCGGCGGTCGGCGCGGCAGCCTTCTCGGCCGGCTTGGCCGGTGCGGCCTTCGCCGGCGCGGCGGCCTTCGCCGGTGCGGGCTTGGCCGGCGCCGGCTGGGCGACGGCCGGCTTGCTGGCGGCCGCCGGCTTCGCCGGGGCGCTGGGCTGGCTGACCGACGCGGCCGCCTCGGGCTGGCCGTCCGGCTCCGGTGCTGCCGGCGTGCCCGTCGACTCACCGCCGCGCGGGGTGGCGGCACCCGGCGCCGGTCGGTAGTCGGCGAAGAAGTCGTGCCAGGCCGAATCGACACTCGTTGGGTCGGCGAGGTAGCGCTGGTACATGTCCTCGACGATCCACTCGTTCGGGCCGAAACCCGCCAGTGGGTTATCCTGCGAAGTCTGCTGGGTCGACACGGCCGGTAATCGCCTCTTTCACGCGGGTTTGTGTGTCACGCGGTGTCCGTCGCGCCCGGTTCGGAGCACGGACAGGACGGCTCCCAGGCTACGCCGTACCGATCGCGCAGGCATTTCCGCCTCGGTGGCGTGGTCCGATTCACAGAAGATGCCAGAAGTCCAGCAAGCGCTGCGGGTCGCTCCGACGGCTGCTAGGGCGGCCGGCGTCGGCGCCTGAGTACCTGTACGGATGTCCGCCACGGCGCTCCCCGGCAGGATCGGCCGCGTGGATGGCACGGGGGTACGGGAGCGGTACGGCAGGAG
Above is a window of Micromonospora coriariae DNA encoding:
- a CDS encoding multifunctional oxoglutarate decarboxylase/oxoglutarate dehydrogenase thiamine pyrophosphate-binding subunit/dihydrolipoyllysine-residue succinyltransferase subunit is translated as MSTQQTSQDNPLAGFGPNEWIVEDMYQRYLADPTSVDSAWHDFFADYRPAPGAATPRGGESTGTPAAPEPDGQPEAAASVSQPSAPAKPAAASKPAVAQPAPAKPAPAKAAAPAKAAPAKPAEKAAAPTAEGPQTTPLRGVAAKIVQNMDASLSVPTATSVRAVPAKLLVDNRIVINNHLARGRGGKVSFTHLVGYAMVRALVQHPEMNNSFAEANGKPAVVRPAHVNLGIAIDLAKPDGTRNLVVPSIKGCEQMDFRQFWQAYEDVVRRARRNELTMEDYSGTTISLTNPGGIGTVHSMPRLMQGQSAIIGVGAMEYPAPYQGMSEATLAELAVSKIITLTSTYDHRIIQGAQSGEFLKVMHELILGEHGFYDEIFTSLRIPYEPVRWVRDVAVNSEGQINKTARVHELIHAYRVRGHLMADTDPLEFKIRKHPDLDVLQHGLTLWDLDREFPVNGFAGRQRMKLREILGVLRDSYCRRVGIEYMHIQDPEERRWIQERIERKYEKPSPDEQKHVLNRLNAAEAFETFLQTKYVGQKRFSLEGGESLIPLLGEVLESSAENGLDEVVIGMAHRGRLNVLANIVGKPYEKIFSEFEGHLDPRSTQGSGDVKYHLGQNGKFTTPNGEHAVKVSVVANPSHLEAVDPVLEGIVRAKQDRIDLKLEGYTVLPLAVHGDAAFAGQGVVAETLNLSQLRGYRTGGTVHVVVNNQVGFTTAPEYSRSSLYSTDVARMIQAPIFHVNGDDPEAVVRVARLAFEYRQAFNKDVVIDMVCYRRRGHNEGDDPSMSNPQMYKIIDSKRSVRKLYTEELIGRGDITVEDAEELLRDYQAQLEKVFKATRDAASAPRQLNRPRREEEPEPQVDTATDASVVKAIGEAHINLPEGFTPHKRIQQLLDRRAKMSVEGNIDWGFGEIIALGALLHDGITVRLAGQDSRRGTFVQRHASVVDARTGDDYLPLKSLTGDGERSRFFVHDSLLSEYAAMGFEYGYSVENINALVAWEAQFGDFVNGAQSVIDEFISSGEVKWGQRSAVTLLLPHGHEGQGPDHTSGRPERFLQMCAEDNMRVSIPTTPANYFHLLRRQALSPKRKPLVVFTPKSLLRHKLCVSSVEDFTTGTFQPVLRDTAAPAPEAVKRVLLCSGKIYYDLFQARQERGVTDTAIVRIEQLYPLPVEEIRAALAQYPNAEDFAWVQEEPANQGAWSFVALNLLEHLTDVRLRRISRPAAAAPAVGSAKTHEVEQNALIEAALPRP